The Lewinellaceae bacterium nucleotide sequence TCGGTTGAGAAGCAATTTCCAATAAGTTTTTAATCACTTTTCCTAATAAATGTGGTGAGATATGATTTTCTGGTTCCTCAACAATTAGTAGAGTTAATAAAGGCTTCTGAATTACCTCACCTGCTTCTGGTTCATAGTCTTGTTCGATTTTGAGTAAAGAACAAACTAATGAAAGATAAAATAATGACCTCAGTCCTTCACCTAAATCTCCAATCTGATACGGACGACCTGTTTCGGTAGGTAGAAATTCAATTTCAATTTTCTTAAGTAGTTCATTAAAATCACTACTCCCGACAGTTAAAGAGGAAGACTGATATCTTTCATCCCCATGAAAATTTTTCCAAAAATCTCCAATCGTAGTTTTTACAGAATCAAAATCCGTATGACTGGATAAATGACTGTTAACTTGGTCAACCCTATTTTGTAATTCATCCATGAAAGCATCACCCCATTTTACTTTCTGCATTAATCGCCAAAGGATAGTTCCAGAGGCAAACTTCAATTGCTCTGATGGTTTTCTGATTGCAGGAACATACATTGCCTGGATTAATAGTCGATGTCGAGATGGTACAGGAGTTCTATTCTCTCCTTTAGCTCCTTCTTGACCTTCAGGAGCAGTTATATAAACAAGCTTACTTTCAATTTCCCCTTCGGGTGATAGTTCTGATTTTTGCCAAGTAGCTTCCAGTCTTATCCTTAAGTATGGAGGAGAGCTCCCATCATTCACCACCATCTGATCAAAAAAATGAGGTATTGCATTATCGTCATGATTCCCATCTTTATCAAGAAAGTCAAAGGCCGTTTCGATATAAAAAGAGCTTTCTTGAAGACTAGAAGGTGAGGTTCCTTTTGGCAAATGAAAGTCAGACCTTGTTATTTCTTTTTGAGTAAAGCTGGTTCCAAAGATTTTTAACAAAGCTTGGAATGTTGCCGATTTACCTGTGCTATTCGCACCAACGAATGCTGTTAAATCTTCTTTTACATTTATTATTACTTCATTATCTCCATAACACTTGAAGTTTTTAATCTTAATTTTCGATAGCTTCATGGTTTATGATTATTCTTTAATAGAGGTTATCTTACATTATTTGTTACTCATTCTCATATGCTAACTACATAATCTTCTTTAAGAGTTCATGATGAGTTTTGATATCTGTTTTGGAAATTCTAAAACGATATTTCCCCCACTTCTTCAAGTAACCCATATCGTCAATACCAGATTCGTCAATCAATTGCTGGAGTTCTTCTGACTGTGGAAGACGAATCTCAACTATGAGCTTCATCAGTTTTGCCGAGTCGAATTTCTACCTCATATCGACGATTGGCGTCTGGGACTTGAAGTAATAGATTAAATTGTTCTTTAAATTCTACTTCTTGTCCTTCTATATGAAATAAGTATTCGGATTCTATAACTTTCAAAATTTCCTCCTCCATAGCTTTTTCAATCATTAATTTTTAGCTAGTCTTACCATTATTTATTTTAGCAAACAAAATCTCTTCATTACGTTTCAAAAGGTGAATTATACCATTATACTATTACAATTTTTATGTTATTGCAATCCAATTCAAAAAAGTGACACAGGATATAAAAATGGTGAGTGGGTTTTTTTAGGATATACAATACAAATAATTGCCTAATTTACTTAATTTTTATTAATATTTCAATAGGTGGATGACATCATTCAATAACTCATAGAATTCATTACCTCCCCAACACTAACAACTCCACCCTTTCTTCTAGAATTTTTCTCCCTTAGTTTTGTCTTTTTTTCTTTTGTATAGTTAGTTTTGTTATATGCACTATTGTGCACAGGTTCAGGTGTAGATTGTGCACAGGTAAGTGTCAAAATATGCACTGGATGAAAGGAATAGAAGATGTAGGATTTTCCTTTCCTGTCACTGGAATCATAGAGTTCCTTTCTTTCGAAATCAGAAGCAATAATTAGCTTCTTTTCTACTAAAGATTTGATGGTTTTCGATATTACTCTACGAGATAGGCCTGTTTTCTTGATGAATTGGCTTTGGGTAATTCTATCTCTGGTTTTTCGTTTACCGGTTTTTGTATTTACCCAGCCATAGGTTTGACGGATGATGATGAGAAGTATTTTTAGTTCTGATTCTTTGAGGTTTGGTAGATATTTATCGAATATGATATTTGGCACTTGTGTAGTCCTTTTATACATAATCATCTTGACCCTCCTTCTTTGCTTCTTTCTCGAAGAAGGCAATTATAGTTTCTAACAATTCCCGCATGCTTTCTCTTAGTTCTGGGTTATCCACAATCTGAGGGGGTGCATTTATGTCAGTATTGGCAATTTTGGGTATACAACTTCGAGGCGTGTGGTGATTGAGTACACATGATGAAAAACTATGCCGATTTCCAATCTCTTGATACGGAGATACCATTGAAATCATTAGCTTTTTTCCTTGAATCATAAGGTTCGAGGTAATGATTTTGATAACTTCTCTTTTTTCTTCCAATATTCCTATTAAGTAGGTTTTTTTAAGGCTTTTTACCAGTTCGAGGTAATTTTTAGCTTTCTTAAAAACAGCCTCTTTTTGACCTGAAATACACTGTATTTTGTGGTGTAATCCCTGCTGTTCTATCAGAAGTTTTTCCTTTTTACGCTCAAATAGTTCCTTGTCAATGGCATTCTCAATATAAGCGTCGGTGAGTCTCTCTAATTTTTGAGATATTTTACTTTGTTGCATTAATAAAGAATCCTTTATCCCTTTCTGAGTTTCTGACCAATTGTTCTCTGCCTCTTCCAATAACTCAATTAAGATACTGTTTTCAACATCATGCAATTGAAGGTTTTCTAAAGACCGAATCAAATACTTTTCAATACGTTCTTCACGTATTGTTTTAGTTGGACAGCCTTTAGTTTGGCAACGGTAATATATATGTCCTTTTTGCTTTTCTCCGATAAGAGATCGCCCACAATCAACACATTTCACTTTTCTGCGGAACAAGAAATCATGTTTTAAGTACCTGGTATTTGTTTTACCTTTCAGAACGTTTTGAATTTGCGCAAAAAGCCTGGGAGTAATTAAAGGTTCATGCTTTCCAGCAAATGTTTTGCCTTTAACTTTTAATACTCCTGCATAAAAAGGGTTGTTTAGCATTCTGGACATTGCATTTATGGAAATTAAGTTTCCGTTCATATTCTTTAGTCCAAATTCATCCATAACCTTCACTAGAGATTCAAGGTTATATTTTTCACTTGCATATAGTTCAAATGCTTTCTTTACCAATGGCCCTTGAACTGGATCAATTGTTTTTAATTGACCACCACCGTTATTAACATATCCGATTGGAGCACTGAAAGGATAGATACCTTGCTTTAAGCGACCATAGAGGCCTTTAATTGCCTCTTCACGAAGATTTCTGATGTAATCCGATGCAATGACTGCTTGTATATCAGCTGCCAAACGTCCACCCCTTGTATCCAGGTCAAGGCTTTCGTGGGCAAAATGAATTTCGATACCTTCATCAATTAAATCTCCTAACGCTGCCCAGTCTTTTAGGTTACGAGCACTTCTATCTATTTTATGAATAATGGCTCCTTTGGCTTTCCCAGCTCGCAACAATTTCATCATTTTTGTAAATAATGTTCTTCCTTGTTTGGCTGCTGTTTCTTTTTCTTCAAACCATTGAATAATATGAAGATCATTCTTTTCTGCATACCGAATTATCGCTTCTTTTTGCTCTTGAAGCGATACGCCATTACCTTGTTTAACGGTTGAAACCCGTATGTATCCATATACTTTTTTCATGATTATATACTTAATTTTACTAGATTTTTTACAAATCGTCAAAGTCAGAAACGCTCTTTCCTTCCCGTTCCAACCGGTCACATATTCTTTTTATTACCAATAAAAGTTTCCTGAAATTTTCTTCCGCTTCTAACAATTCTTCCTCTGTTTTACCTTTGCAGACGTCTCTAATGAACAAGCTTATTTTGCTTTCTTTTTGTTTTTGATTCATAAACCCCAGTCTATGCAAATCCTCGAAACATTTATAGAAGGTATAAGGTGCCATATTTGCAATAAAGGCCCTCTATGAGTGAAGAATTGTTTCAATACAATTAGGGCTATGTCAAAAAATTCCAAAGAGGAAATAACCTACTTTGCTCAAACCACCTGGCGAAGCGATCGAAGGCATTTTGGTATTAGACAAAAAGATCGTTTAATGCACACCTACATGATCGGTAAAACCGGAACCGGAAAATCAACTTGTATTGAAACCATGATATTACAAGACATTCAGTCTGGAAGAGGATGCGCTCTTCTGGATCCCCACGGAGATCTTGTAGAAAAAATTGAAAAAAGTATTCCTCCTGAAAGAAAGAAAGACCTGATATATTTCAACATCCCCGACCGCAAGCTAAATCTTAAATACAACCCTTTCAGAAAGGTTTCCTATGAGAAAAGATCATTAGTGGCTTCTGGTATTTTAGAAGTGTTTTCTAAGCTATGGGATAAAGCCTGGGGTGTAAAATTAGAGCATATCTTACGCCATGCGATTTTAACACTACTTGATCAACCTAGAGCAACCGTTGCGGATATTCCTGAGATCTTACTTAACAAAACTTTCAGAATTGAAGCTCTTAGATACATAAAAAGTGATTTGGTAAGAAAATTCTGGAAAAGAGAGTTTCCTGAATATCATAAATATGATCTACTGCCGGTGATGAACAAAATTGGAGGAATGTTGGTGCATCCTGTGATTAGGAGAGTTTTGATTGAAAACACAGAAGAGGTATCTCTTCGAAAGGCAATGGATGAAAAAAAGATCGTTTTGGTAAATCTATCTAAGGGACATTTAGGTTCCGATGTAGCTCATATCCTAGGCGCCTTGTTTGTTACTTCCATTGCTTCTGCTGCTTTTAGCCGGGTTGATACTCCAGAAGATGATAGAGTTCCTTTTATGGTTTACATGGATGAATTTCACAACTTCACTACTCTTTCCCTGGTCAATATGTTTTCTGAACTACGAAAATTCAAAGTGGGAATGATCTTGGCTCATCAATACATGCATCAGCTTGATGAGAAGATAAAAAGGGCTGTGCTTGGTAATATAGGAACTGTTATTTCATTCCGAATTGGAACAGAAGATGCAAGGCACATGTCAAAGGAAATGTATCCTGAATTTGATGTTGAGGATTTTATAAACCTGGCTAATTACAAGATTTACTTAAAATTGATGATTGATGGGACGCCAAGTAGGCCTTTTAGTGGAATAACGGTTCCTCTTTTGCAAAAAAGCCAATAATCAAAATTGCCATATTGGCAATTATCACCCTCTTGGTATGAGTACTGTATTCATATAAACTGATTTTGAAATATTTCTTTGACAATCAAAATCAGTAGGCCATGAGAAAAAAATCTTTATACCAGGTATCGGAAATTAAGTTGGTATATACAAGCAAGATTAATATTCAGGACAGGCCACAAATCCGGCAGTCACGTGATGCATACGATATCTTTCTCAATAATTGGAGTGACCAACTTGAATTCATTGAAGAATTTAACATTCTATTACTTAACCGGACAGGTCGTGTAATAGGTATCTATTATGTATCAAAGGGTGGCCACTCAGGAACTGTAGTGGATGCAAAAGTTGTATTTTCTGCGGCTCTTAAAAGTCGGGCGGCTTCAATTATTGCTGCACACAATCATCCATCTGGAGGAAGCAAGCCCAGTGCATCCGATATTGCTTTAACAAAAAAGTTAAAGAAAGCTGGTGAGTATTTGGATATTGCTGTACTGGATCACTTAATCATCACCCCTTTTACATACTATTCATTTGCTGATGAGGGCATGATTTGAAAATTAAAGTCCGGGAACCAATTCCTGGACTTTTTTTATCCACCCCTCTATTGCCACCCTGGCAATTATTGCTGTCTTGGTTTGTCTGCCTGATCTTAATATACTGGTTTTAGAATTCTTCCTTGACAATCAAATCAACACAGCTTTGAATTGATATTCCTCTAACGGTCATTCTTTTAACCTGTCAGTTCACTCCTGACAAAAAACTTCTAATACCATGAAAAAATCTAACCACACCAATGGAAAGGTTAACCTTTACCAGGTTGTAACAAACCAAATTATTGATCTACTTGAAAATCAAAAACTGACGTGGGATAAACCGTGGGTGGCGATAACCTCCGACGGTAAACGAGCACATAATGTAACCTCCCAAAGAACCTATTCAGGCATAAATCAAATTCTGTTATCAATTAGGCAGATTGAATCTGGATATCCATTCAGCGGATGGTTGACGTTTAATCAGGTAAAAAAACTTGGAGGTCGGGTACTTTCCGGTCATAAGTCCTCGGAAATTTTCTTTACTCAATTAGTCTATTACGACAAAAACGGTAAACGATACGATTACGAGCAAATACAGGAGATGTCCGAGAAAGAACAATATGATTTAAGGAAGTATTTAATACTTCGGCACTATAATGTTTTTAACCTTGCTCAAACCTCAGGTCTTGAAGATTCTTTCTATGAAAGAGAAGATATTCCGGTTCTTCCAAATTCAGAGAAGGATGAAAGTGCAGAGCGTTTGATTAATAACACAGATGCAAGCATTATACACTGGCCAAGTAACGAAGCATTTTACAATTCGATCAATGATGTGATTTGCCTGCCCAAACGTGAACAATTTAAAGGCAAGACTGCCTACTACGAAACTGTATTACATGAACTTGGCCATTGGACAGGTCACCCACTACGGCTTAATCGTAATTTGAAAAATGTATTCGATTCAGAAGATTATGCAAAAGAAGAATTGGTAGCTGAGCTTTGTTCATCCTTTCTTTGTGCTGAACTTGGATTTTCGAAAACTATTACCAATAACGCTGCCTATATTCAAAACTGGATTGATGTTTTAAATAATGACTATCAATTCATCTTCAAAGCTGTGAAAAGTGCGGAAAAGGCAGCGATGTATATTGATTCATTTCAAGGAGTAACCTAAAATGGTTACTCCTTTTTATTGTAGGCTTCACCCGTTTAAAACCACCTCCTTAGGTGGTGGATAGTCGAGGATAAAGATTTTTATTTACTTACACTAATAGTAAATTCTATCCAATCTATTTGAGCGTTTCCAAGCCTAAAACTTCAAACTTTTTCTCCTTATGATTATATTGTGCCATAAGATTTGAGACTGCAAACCTAGGAGCTATACTGGGATTATGTATTTTTGATGTACCTTGGCGGTATACAATATCTATTGTCCCTAAGATAAAGTCAATTTTGAATGGAGTACCCTGGAAAATTGAATTAGAAAGATGATTAAAATATCTATCTTCCATAAAAACGGATCTTACTTCGTCAATTTCAAAGTTTTTAAAAGTTCCTAAATTTTCAATATGGTTTTTCACTTCAATTGAAATTGCCTGTTTAAGGGATTTTATTTCCGATAAGTCCATAAAGTTGGTTTTAATTAATTTTTTATCACCTTAAATGTACGATTCATATCCATATCTTTCACCTTAAGATAATAAACTCCTGAAGAATAATTAGACAAGCCGAAAGATTCAAGATTTTTACTCGTTTCCCTTTGTTCTAAAAGTTGACCGGAAGTATTAAAAAGTTCAATTACAGAAGGTTTTAGGCCTTTTAGCGTTACAGATTGAGTAGTTGGGTTAGGGTAAAGGGAAATGGACTCCCCTTCAAATTCATGTATTCCTGTTGAATAATCAACTACGGTAAATTGTCCCATCATTCCTTCATCTTCATGAGTTAACATATGGCAATGATACATGTAAGGAACTTCATCATCGGCAAAATCTTCGAATTTTGTAATAAACCGGATACTCCCAAATTGTGGCGGTATTAAAACTACATCCTTTCGGCCCTGCTCATTTTCAGGCACCGGTACACCGTTACGAGTCAGCAAATAAAATTGGACATCATGAATATGGAATGGATGAGCTATCATGGTTTGATTGGTAATCTCCCAAATTTCCACATTATCTAATGGAATGACTTGATTAATAACATTTAAATCAAAGCTATTGCCGTCAATAACAAAGGGGCCATTTACCATTCCACTTGGGCCAAAAGCTTCTGGGGTGAAAAGTAAATTTCGGGTTGTATCAACATCATTTTGATCCCATGGGGTAAGCATAGTCAAATGGGTTGGAATAGTTGTGACGCCTCCAGATGGTTCATCAACATTTATTTGCAGGATGTTAAAATCAGCTCCATTTAATGGGTTGGAACTATATCCAGGGATCGTCATTTGAGCATTCATACCTACCTGTAATGCCCCGTAAAATCCAGTAGGTAATTCGGAAGCATAACTCTTAAGGAAAATACTTTGCCCTTCATTAGAGGCCAGATCAATAAGTATTTCAGCCCTTTCTCCCGGAGCTAATGGCAATCGGGTTAATTCAATCGGCTGACTTAAAAGTCCTCCATCGGAAGCAATCTGAAAAAAGGTTAAATTATTTGAAAGTCCCAAATTAAAAATACGCTGGGAAGCACCATTCAATAATCTGAGCCTGACCACCTGGGCAGGAACATTAACAAAGGGATTTCGGGTCGCATTAACCAAAACAGTAGTATCCATCGCATTAGCACCAAGCACTATTTGTTTATCGGCATCAAAAGTTTTAGTCTGAATGACTATTGGAAAATCATCTATACCGTAAGTACGTGGTAAATCAAGTGTTGCTTCCTCTTCATCCTGAACGATGATAAAGCCGGCGATTCCCTGTAAAACATGATCGTTTGTTTTTTCATGCAGGTGCGGATGATACCAATAAGTAGCTGCATTATCCATTACTGTAAATTGGGGATTCCAGGTTTCCTCCGCGGCAATAACGGTATGAGGTCCTCCATCATTTGCAGCGGAGACGTGCATGCCGTGCCAATGAATGGTGGTGCTTTCTCCAATTAAATTATTTACAGTAATGCTAACTTCCTGTCCTTTTTCAAGCATTAAAGTTGGCCCAAGAATATTGCCATTTACACCCATAGTAGCAGTACTTGTACCTGGGTAAAATTCAACACTCCCCTGCTGAAGGGTTAAATCAATATTTTCACCGGAAAGTATTGGAGGAATAAGTAATGGATTTTGAGCAATGCCTGTGTACGAAATAAATAAAACCAATTGGATGAAAAATAGAATTTTGTGCATAATGTAAGTTTGGTAAAAAGTAAAATTATAGTTTGGGTTTTAAAAATAAGTTCGTGCTCTTACAACTTTGCTTTTATTTCAAAATTTATCCGTCTGTAGTATTGCATTTGTGACAATTACTTCAAAGTCTTATTCTCCATCTTTAATAGGGATTGATTGCAGGAACCATTTTTCACCGATAAAAATCAAAACCATTAATACGGCTGCAACGATAAGTACAAGGATGTCTTTTGAACCCTTCACCCACAAAAATGCTCCCAGAACAATGGAATCAAGAATTATAGCTGTGATAATAATGGATGCTTTCGCCTGAATTTCTTCTCGGATATGTTTAAGGACCCCCCAATGGATCATGATGTCCATTACCAAATAAAGTATAGCACCCAAAGAGGCAATTCTGCTTAAGTCAAAAAACACGGTGAGAATAATAGCGATAACCGCAGTGTAAACCAGCATGTGTTTCTGAATGCTTCCAGACATTCCAAAATGACTGTGCGGTATCAAATCCATATTAGTCAACATAGCCGTCATTCTGGAAACAGCAAACATGCTGGCTATGATTCCTGAAATAGTGGCCACAATAGCAATACCAACAGTGAACCAAAGTCCAATTTTTCCGAAAGCGGGTTGTGCTGCCTCAGCAAGGGAATAATCCTTTGCTTTAATAATTTCAGGAATGGATAAGTTGGCGGATACGGCAAATGCTACAAGCACGTAAACTGCCGTACAGATAAGCAAAGAAATTATAATTGCCCGTCCAACATTTTTATGAGGTTTCACTATCTCATCACCACTATTGGTAATAGTAGTAAAGCCTTTGTATGCGAGGATAGACAATGCTAACGCACCTAAGTAACTGGCAACAGAATAATCGGGCATTGATTCCGGGATGGCTTCACCAAATGAAAAACCAGCTGCCCATAGCCCTGCTATTGCAAAAATAGAAATGCCTCCAATTTTGAGAATTGCCATCGCCAGAGAAGACTTTTCTATGAACTTATTACCTGATATATTGATCAGAAAAGCTACAATAATGAGTAAAACGCCTAATAATGGTGTCAAAAAGGTGTTGTCTCCACTGTCGAATAATTGAAGGGTATATGTACCAAAAGTCCGGGCAACAAGACTTTCGTTAATGATCATTGAAAAAGCCATTAAAAGGGCCGCTGACGCTGTAATGGCTCCTTTACCGTATGCCTTGTTCAGGTACTTGGCAATTCCTCCTGCCGATGGATAGGCATTCGACATTTTAATATAAGTATAAGCACTAAAGGCAGAAATAACTGCACCTACCAGAAAAACAAAAGGAAACAACTCACCTGAAAGCTCTGCCACTTGCCCAAGTAGGGCGAAGATACCTGCACCAATCATTACGCCCGTTCCTAATGAAACAGCTCCTGTTAAAGTCAAACTATTTTTCTTGTAGTTACTCATTTATGTTCTGTTTTATTCCATTATTGAGTTCCTGTAATCGCTCCATAATTGGTTATTTATTATGATTTTTTCTTCAGGTCTTTTTCCAGTTGTAAATTGTTCCGGTTAAGAACCCGGTTATCCATCCTAAGCCGAAAGTCAGGGCGATGCCGGCAATGGATTGTCCGGCAGGTACGTTCATCCGGCTTACTGATGATACATCCAATCCGTGTAGAATGCTGTTAAAAAACCAGGTTGTTCCATCTTGCCCCGCAATCAACATCAGGCACATACAACCGAGGTATAATATGACACCTGTTGTTCCAAGAGCCAATCCAAGTTTATTTGAATTTATAGTATGCATGATTTAAAAAGTTTTTGTTAAAAAATTATTACAAACCTTTAATTGATGACATCCCTCTCTAAAATTGCTTTACGTTCTTCGTATTCCTCTTTTGTAATAGAACCTTCAGCGAATCTTTTTTGTAAAATTTCGAGGGGACTTTTTTGCCTTTTTCGTTTACCGGGAATTTCGTATGGTGTGGCAAAAATCCAGATGAGGAATATTATCCATAAAATCCACCAAATGAGGTGCATGCCCCAAAAATGAGAACCTTCATAAAAATGCATAATGATTGATTTTAAGTGAGAAGGAAAATTTCCTTCTCACGGTTAGTATTTATTTATTCACCTTCTTTAAGTGCAGCTCTTCTTTCTTCGTATTCTTCCTCAGTAATTTCGCCTTTAGCAAATCGGTGTTTCAAGATGTCAATGGGAGAATCTTTCTTCTTTCCAAATGAAAAATCACCGTTCTTTTTCCCAAAATGCCACACCGCCCAAACGATACCTGCTAACAGGATAATCCAGAAATACATCATGTCTTTAGGGTTTTATTGGTTATGAGACTTTTGATTATCTCCATTCTTACCTTCCATCATATTACCCATGTCCATACCTTTATCGCCCATCATTTTCATACAGGACTGCATACATTCTTCGCTCATCATCCCTTCCTTGTTCATCATTTGCATCATGTTTCCCATCATCTTTCCGTCCTTCATCATGTTTCCCATCATGTTTCCCATCATGTTTCCGTCCTTCATCATTTCTCCCATCATGTTCTGCATCATTTCGGGCTTATCCTTCATCATTTTCATCATATTGTCGTCGCCCATCATCAGGTCTTTCATTCCGTCATGTTCCTTCATCATCATCTTTGCGTGTTCGTTGTTCATCGTGGCTTCCATAAACCCGGTCATCATTTCATGGTCCGCAGCAATTTTTTCAAACACCTGCTGACGGGTTGTTTCATTTTGTAAAAGCTGGTCAACATTGACTGCATTATTGCAACTTGTGATTAGCAATAACCCAATGGCTATTGTCGTAAATAAGAAAATGGTTTTGAAATTCTTCATTATTTGAAATTTTTAAAAGTGAGTAATATATATTTAGTTAGAAGGTCGCTCATATTGGCAGCAACCAGTTAAGTTATTTGAAGTGTTTTAAAACCGAATGCTCAATCCACCCCCTCCGCCAAATCTGTTATCATAACTTGCAGTCAGGGATATATTTTTAGAAAGCAGATATTCTGCTCCCGCACTCCACACTATTTCGCTTTCATAATTTTTATCCTTTTCAAAATGGGTTACTACTCCAAAGTCAGCGAGGTATTCGTAATAACCAAAAACAGAGAATCGAGGAAACAACATCACACTCCTGCCAATACCAATACGAAGGCGCAATTTAGTGTCCGCACGCACATCGAGGTCAAATAGATAAGGCGTGAGAAAACGCAAACCACCTATGCCAACCACGTCGTATAAACCAAGACTGTCTGGCGTGGTATTCTCTACATTCACTCCTGCGAATACACTTGCATAATCGTATATATAACGTTGATAGGAAAACTCGGCTTCCAGATTTTCATTATAGCCAACCTCCGCTCTAAGATTGAATTGGTTACGGGTATTCGAGGATACGAGATCAATTGAACTCATGTGTGAAGCTGCGTCCAATGTTCCCCATGTGTAAAACATATCTGTTTCGTGAATCAGCTTTTTTAAGGGATACTTTGCCATGCGTTCGTCTCTTGGCGTATCATAACTAAAAACACGGGCCATGCCTGACATCATGTGATACAGAATATGGCAATGAAAAAACCAATCACCATATTCGTTGTCATAAAATTCAATGGTCACCTCCTGCATGGGTGGAACATTGACGGTATGCTTTAAAGGAGAGTATTCCCCATTTTTATTCAATACCCGAAAGAAATGACCGTGCAGGTGCATCGGGTGGTGCATCATTGTCAGGTTGTTGAGTGTGATACGAGTAACTTCCCCTTGCTTGATTTTGATTTTATCGGTTTCTGTAAGTGGGATACCATTTATACTCCAGATGTAACGATTCATATTACCCGTCAGGTTAAGCAGA carries:
- a CDS encoding AAA family ATPase, translating into MKLSKIKIKNFKCYGDNEVIINVKEDLTAFVGANSTGKSATFQALLKIFGTSFTQKEITRSDFHLPKGTSPSSLQESSFYIETAFDFLDKDGNHDDNAIPHFFDQMVVNDGSSPPYLRIRLEATWQKSELSPEGEIESKLVYITAPEGQEGAKGENRTPVPSRHRLLIQAMYVPAIRKPSEQLKFASGTILWRLMQKVKWGDAFMDELQNRVDQVNSHLSSHTDFDSVKTTIGDFWKNFHGDERYQSSSLTVGSSDFNELLKKIEIEFLPTETGRPYQIGDLGEGLRSLFYLSLVCSLLKIEQDYEPEAGEVIQKPLLTLLIVEEPENHISPHLLGKVIKNLLEIASQPNAQTILSSHTPAIIQRIDPESVRHLRIEKNEYCTIVKEITLPEKTDEAYKYVKEAVRNYPEIYFASIVVIGEGDSEEIVFNRFSRVVNQPADEMGITIAPLGHRFVNHIWKLLNDLSIPHVTLLDLDFERHGGGWGRIKYIVKQLRKIGKAEKIGKQGGENFTDDEIDGMHKWDIEERDTIYSWVSHLEQYDVYYSQPLDLDFLFLSEFETEYKRTLPKGGGPQIPDKVADPDAFTEKLEKGIQATLKPAGGSGESYTDDEKELMIWYNYFFLGRGKPSTHIAALAELDDQELKDRMPDVFKKIFKRINELVNS
- a CDS encoding replication protein, whose protein sequence is MPNIIFDKYLPNLKESELKILLIIIRQTYGWVNTKTGKRKTRDRITQSQFIKKTGLSRRVISKTIKSLVEKKLIIASDFERKELYDSSDRKGKSYIFYSFHPVHILTLTCAQSTPEPVHNSAYNKTNYTKEKKTKLREKNSRRKGGVVSVGEVMNSMSY
- a CDS encoding recombinase family protein, which encodes MKKVYGYIRVSTVKQGNGVSLQEQKEAIIRYAEKNDLHIIQWFEEKETAAKQGRTLFTKMMKLLRAGKAKGAIIHKIDRSARNLKDWAALGDLIDEGIEIHFAHESLDLDTRGGRLAADIQAVIASDYIRNLREEAIKGLYGRLKQGIYPFSAPIGYVNNGGGQLKTIDPVQGPLVKKAFELYASEKYNLESLVKVMDEFGLKNMNGNLISINAMSRMLNNPFYAGVLKVKGKTFAGKHEPLITPRLFAQIQNVLKGKTNTRYLKHDFLFRRKVKCVDCGRSLIGEKQKGHIYYRCQTKGCPTKTIREERIEKYLIRSLENLQLHDVENSILIELLEEAENNWSETQKGIKDSLLMQQSKISQKLERLTDAYIENAIDKELFERKKEKLLIEQQGLHHKIQCISGQKEAVFKKAKNYLELVKSLKKTYLIGILEEKREVIKIITSNLMIQGKKLMISMVSPYQEIGNRHSFSSCVLNHHTPRSCIPKIANTDINAPPQIVDNPELRESMRELLETIIAFFEKEAKKEGQDDYV
- a CDS encoding type IV secretion system DNA-binding domain-containing protein, which gives rise to MSKNSKEEITYFAQTTWRSDRRHFGIRQKDRLMHTYMIGKTGTGKSTCIETMILQDIQSGRGCALLDPHGDLVEKIEKSIPPERKKDLIYFNIPDRKLNLKYNPFRKVSYEKRSLVASGILEVFSKLWDKAWGVKLEHILRHAILTLLDQPRATVADIPEILLNKTFRIEALRYIKSDLVRKFWKREFPEYHKYDLLPVMNKIGGMLVHPVIRRVLIENTEEVSLRKAMDEKKIVLVNLSKGHLGSDVAHILGALFVTSIASAAFSRVDTPEDDRVPFMVYMDEFHNFTTLSLVNMFSELRKFKVGMILAHQYMHQLDEKIKRAVLGNIGTVISFRIGTEDARHMSKEMYPEFDVEDFINLANYKIYLKLMIDGTPSRPFSGITVPLLQKSQ
- a CDS encoding JAB domain-containing protein, giving the protein MRKKSLYQVSEIKLVYTSKINIQDRPQIRQSRDAYDIFLNNWSDQLEFIEEFNILLLNRTGRVIGIYYVSKGGHSGTVVDAKVVFSAALKSRAASIIAAHNHPSGGSKPSASDIALTKKLKKAGEYLDIAVLDHLIITPFTYYSFADEGMI
- a CDS encoding DUF1738 domain-containing protein, yielding MKKSNHTNGKVNLYQVVTNQIIDLLENQKLTWDKPWVAITSDGKRAHNVTSQRTYSGINQILLSIRQIESGYPFSGWLTFNQVKKLGGRVLSGHKSSEIFFTQLVYYDKNGKRYDYEQIQEMSEKEQYDLRKYLILRHYNVFNLAQTSGLEDSFYEREDIPVLPNSEKDESAERLINNTDASIIHWPSNEAFYNSINDVICLPKREQFKGKTAYYETVLHELGHWTGHPLRLNRNLKNVFDSEDYAKEELVAELCSSFLCAELGFSKTITNNAAYIQNWIDVLNNDYQFIFKAVKSAEKAAMYIDSFQGVT